A single Phoenix dactylifera cultivar Barhee BC4 chromosome 1, palm_55x_up_171113_PBpolish2nd_filt_p, whole genome shotgun sequence DNA region contains:
- the LOC120104234 gene encoding putative disease resistance protein RGA3 produces MGDRIRDIRERFDEISQDRERLRLREQDGERRVLEAPYPAPTNHMVDESSIYGREHDKQEVIDLLFSEGVGNGVSVIPIVGKGGLGKTTIAQLVYNDPKVEQYFNLTGWVCVSDDFDVPRLTKAIIESLPGSSCDSTQLSKLQDTLKEKLKGKRVLLVLDDVWNEQQSRWESLRNPFVGAETVTIIMTCRNDSVAEIMQTVRPYHPLCLSAEQSWALFRHYAFGGRDPVQQPSLVDMDKQIVEKCSGLPLVVKSIGSLLRYTADEDSWMDVIQSDIWEVDEKNEILPALRLSYSRMPARLKPCFVYCSMFPKDYLFEKDELVRLWMVQGYIQTCGSRSIEDIGDEYFIDLQRRSFFDSYQFNFFKMHDMIHDLAKSIAENEFWAIMGKKLPSHDEVRHLYVTDEKKFWKSPRLHNFSALRTLLIMPWFGFLTTISEIIKNLPLLRCLRALQFCWEMEDEILDLLGNLKHLRYLRITSNKIEKLPKSICLLYHLQILALNCRNLAELPDSLGNLTSLRYFELSMTRIRRLPGTVCQLRNLRCWFLRGTRVLRSYSMA; encoded by the coding sequence GGGATAGAATCAGGGATATCAGGGAGAGGTTCGATGAGATCTCGCAGGATCGGGAACGCCTCCGTTTAAGAGAGCAAGATGGAGAGCGACGGGTCCTCGAAGCTCCGTACCCAGCACCAACCAACCACATGGTGGATGAGTCGAGTATTTATGGAAGGGAACACGACAAGCAGGAGGTAATTGATTTGCTGTTTTCCGAGGGTGTGGGAAATGGTGTCTCCGTCATTCCGATTGTCGGCAAAGGGGGACTAGGAAAAACCACGATCGCCCAACTGGTCTACAACGACCCCAAAGTAGAACAATATTTCAATCTAACTGGATGGGTTTGTGTATCCGATGATTTTGATGTTCCAAGGCTAACAAAGGCCATCATTGAGTCTCTTCCTGGAAGTTCATGTGATTCTACACAACTAAGCAAACTTCAAGATACTCTCAAGGAAAAGCTGAAGGGGAAGAGAGTGTTGCTGGTGCTCGACGACGTCTGGAATGAACAGCAAAGCCGTTGGGAGAGCTTAAGAAACCCCTTCGTTGGTGCAGAAACGGTGACAATTATCATGACCTGTAGGAATGATTCGGTCGCCGAGATCATGCAGACAGTGCGTCCTTATCATCCTCTCTGCTTGTCTGCAGAGCAGTCTTGGGCATTATTCAGGCATTATGCATTTGGTGGTCGAGACCCTGTACAACAACCAAGCTTGGTGGATATGGATAAGCAGATTGTCGAGAAGTGTTCCGGTTTACCATTGGTGGTGAAGTCAATAGGAAGTCTTCTGAGATACACGGCAGATGAAGATAGCTGGATGGATGTCATACAAAGTGATATATGGGAAGTCGACGAGAAGAATGAGATTTTGCCAGCTCTTAGATTAAGCTATAGCCGCATGCCAGCCCGTCTTAAACCTTGTTTCGTTTATTGTTCCATGTTTCCCAAGGATTATCTATTTGAGAAAGATGAATTAGTCCGATTGTGGATGGTGCAAGGTTACATCCAAACATGTGGAAGTAGAAGTATAGAAGACATTGGCGATGAATATTTCATTGACTTGCAAAGAAGATCGTTCTTTGATTCCTATcagtttaatttttttaagatgCATGATATGATACATGATCTAGCAAAATCTATTGCAGAGAATGAGTTCTGGGCAATTATGGGTAAGAAGCTACCCAGTCACGATGAGGTTCGCCATTTATACGTGACAgatgaaaagaaattttggaaatCACCGCGCTTGCATAATTTTAGCGCTTTACGAACCTTGTTAATAATGCCTTGGTTTGGATTTCTAACAACAATCTCAGAAATAATTAAGAATCTACCGCTACTAAGATGTTTACGGGCTCTACAATTTTGTTGGGAAATGGAAGATGAGATTCTAGATTTACTCGGTAACCTCAAGCACCTGCGCTACTTACGTATCACATCCAACAAAATTGAGAAGCTCCCTAAATCAATATGCCTCCTTTATCACCTACAGATATTGGCACTTAATTGCCGGAATCTTGCAGAGTTACCAGATAGCCTAGGTAACCTTACCAGCCTACGATACTTTGA